One Palaemon carinicauda isolate YSFRI2023 chromosome 5, ASM3689809v2, whole genome shotgun sequence DNA window includes the following coding sequences:
- the LOC137640833 gene encoding uncharacterized protein, translating to MIDFSVYEAEAIIKQQKRWKAPGYDGITAKGILAENEVTYGLFTRSFCKMWHKEAKPGECHLRMVVKIAKGEDLTDCKNYRTITLMSVVLKTYRMVIRKRLERKTAEKLMTKQDLGKIEVALTRLSFLDMYSDV from the coding sequence atgattgaCTTCAGTGTATATGAAGCCGAAGCTATTATAAAACAgcaaaagagatggaaagccccgggatacgatggaataactgccaaggggatactggcagaaaatgaagtgacttacGGACtatttacaagatcattttgtaaaatgtggcataaagaggcaaagcCTGGTGAATGTCATTTAAGAAtggtggtgaaaatagcaaaaggaGAAGACCTTACTGATTGCAAGAATTACAGAaccataacacttatgtcagttgttctGAAAACATATCGTATGGTTATTcggaagagactggagagaaaaactGCTGAAAAGCTGATgaccaagcaggatttaggaaagattGAAGTGGCGCTGACCAGATTATCATTTTTAGACATGTACAGTGACGTTTAG